One Deinococcus sedimenti DNA window includes the following coding sequences:
- a CDS encoding GNAT family N-acetyltransferase, protein MTLTDMHVKLRQAAPADLPIVLDLLTRTGLHTASVDLGAGTYWIADLDGVPGGCIGLEHGQGVSLIRSTAVVPEARSQGLGRALVRSALTHASLRGDRTVFLFSSEAGDYWTRFGFVPSSAAEIAAALPDVPQVRSGLSKGWIDEELVWRLDLPQVAEVGQG, encoded by the coding sequence ATGACCCTGACTGACATGCACGTGAAACTTCGTCAGGCCGCCCCGGCGGACCTGCCCATCGTCCTGGACCTCCTGACCCGCACGGGGCTGCACACTGCCAGCGTGGACCTGGGGGCCGGCACGTACTGGATCGCGGATCTGGACGGCGTGCCCGGCGGCTGCATCGGCCTGGAGCACGGGCAGGGCGTCAGCCTGATCCGTTCGACGGCGGTGGTGCCCGAGGCCCGCAGCCAGGGCCTGGGCCGCGCGCTGGTCCGCTCGGCGCTGACGCACGCCAGCCTGCGCGGGGACCGCACGGTGTTCCTGTTCAGCTCGGAAGCCGGGGACTACTGGACGCGCTTCGGCTTCGTGCCGTCCAGCGCGGCCGAGATCGCGGCGGCCCTGCCGGACGTCCCGCAGGTCAGGAGTGGCCTGAGCAAGGGCTGGATCGACGAGGAACTCGTGTGGCGCCTGGATCTGCCGCAGGTGGCCGAGGTGGGTCAGGGGTGA
- a CDS encoding GGDEF domain-containing protein yields the protein MLTVRVPPGSPEAQYRRAGLLIVMICLLLTTAATLLLSGPLQVGRTDQLLLGLMLLKNAAFIAWLWRVPGQFQLVGALELTGEVLAGLYRMHDVLLVDHTAHGLSGYSYWLALPYLVASLTLPAGAALAAVTPYLLGLGGLGVAYWLAPGVPDALRDDNANAWLQMLLMHTTFMAVITLQQQLRRRYAHAVALAERKSAQALLDPLTGLPGRRALHDLLDSAPDGLSVVYFDLDHFKRVNDTYGHDVGDDVLRHVARAARASVRAGDRVGRWGGEEFLILVRGDAAVAARVAGRLRAHLHAHPHPVAGPVTLSCGVAQRHPGEDISHTLRRADQALYAAKRAGRDTVELAAPPGAA from the coding sequence ATGCTGACCGTCCGCGTCCCCCCAGGCAGTCCGGAAGCCCAGTACCGCCGGGCCGGGCTGCTGATCGTCATGATCTGCCTGCTGCTCACGACCGCCGCCACGCTGCTGCTCAGCGGCCCGCTGCAGGTCGGGCGGACCGACCAGCTGCTGCTGGGGCTGATGCTGCTGAAGAACGCCGCGTTCATCGCGTGGCTGTGGCGCGTGCCAGGGCAGTTTCAGCTGGTCGGCGCGCTGGAACTGACCGGGGAGGTCCTGGCCGGGCTGTACCGCATGCACGACGTGCTGCTGGTCGATCACACCGCGCACGGCCTGAGCGGCTACTCGTACTGGCTGGCGCTGCCGTACCTCGTGGCGTCCCTGACCCTCCCGGCAGGTGCAGCGCTGGCGGCGGTCACGCCGTACCTGCTGGGCCTGGGCGGCCTGGGCGTGGCGTACTGGCTGGCGCCGGGCGTGCCGGACGCCCTGCGCGACGACAACGCGAACGCGTGGCTGCAGATGCTGCTGATGCACACGACGTTCATGGCGGTCATCACGCTGCAGCAGCAGCTGCGCCGTCGCTACGCGCACGCGGTGGCGCTGGCCGAACGGAAGTCCGCGCAGGCGCTGCTCGACCCGCTGACCGGCCTGCCCGGACGGCGCGCGCTGCACGACCTGCTGGACAGCGCGCCGGACGGCCTGAGCGTCGTGTACTTCGACCTGGATCACTTCAAACGCGTGAACGACACGTACGGGCATGATGTGGGCGACGACGTGCTGCGGCACGTGGCGCGCGCCGCGCGGGCCAGCGTCCGCGCCGGGGACCGCGTGGGCCGCTGGGGCGGCGAGGAGTTCCTGATCCTCGTGCGTGGCGACGCCGCGGTCGCGGCGCGGGTGGCCGGGCGGCTGCGCGCGCACCTGCACGCCCACCCGCACCCGGTCGCGGGTCCGGTGACGCTCAGCTGCGGGGTGGCGCAGCGGCATCCGGGCGAGGACATCAGCCACACGCTGCGGCGGGCCGATCAGGCGCTGTACGCCGCCAAACGCGCCGGGCGCGACACGGTGGAACTGGCGGCCCCGCCCGGCGCGGCCTGA
- a CDS encoding GGDEF domain-containing protein: MTWSAAPAPLSDAEFAFRRGSLLTVLGAVLVVCLITLSVQAHWHFSFNDQLMLMLLGVKNAALFTWLWRSPGAFRLVGLIELAIQAATVLIRLYILLHTAPGYHGLGGYAVWMIFAYIVAFIVLPARQALIFSGGVFAALLGIIAAYALDPATDPVMRVGLGNPLLQTTLMHATFIALLGWQQHLHGQFVRALFTARREATLAHLDDLTGLPNRRQLGRWLAGGLETGEPLSVILLDLDHFKRVNDTYGHDVGDDVLRHVAGLLRRSVRSGDQVGRWGGEEFLMLVRGDLGAAQTVAQRLRAQLDGAPHRQAGSVTVSCGIAPARSGEAAHELLRRADEALYAAKRAGRDAVEIAA, encoded by the coding sequence ATGACCTGGAGTGCTGCCCCCGCCCCCCTGAGTGACGCGGAATTCGCGTTCCGGCGCGGCAGTCTGCTCACGGTGCTGGGCGCGGTGCTCGTGGTGTGCCTGATCACCCTGAGCGTGCAGGCGCACTGGCACTTCAGTTTCAACGATCAGCTCATGCTGATGCTGCTGGGCGTGAAGAACGCCGCGCTGTTCACGTGGCTGTGGCGTTCACCCGGCGCGTTCCGGCTGGTGGGCCTGATCGAACTGGCCATTCAGGCCGCGACGGTCCTGATCCGGCTGTACATCCTCCTGCACACCGCTCCCGGCTATCACGGGCTGGGCGGGTACGCCGTGTGGATGATCTTCGCGTACATCGTGGCGTTCATCGTGCTGCCGGCCCGGCAGGCACTGATCTTCAGTGGCGGGGTGTTCGCGGCGCTGCTGGGCATCATTGCCGCGTACGCGCTGGACCCGGCGACCGATCCGGTCATGCGGGTGGGGCTGGGCAACCCGCTGCTGCAGACGACGCTGATGCACGCGACGTTCATCGCGCTGCTGGGCTGGCAGCAGCACCTGCACGGGCAGTTCGTACGGGCGCTGTTCACCGCGCGGCGCGAGGCGACCCTGGCGCACCTGGACGACCTGACGGGCCTGCCCAACCGCCGTCAGCTGGGCCGCTGGCTGGCGGGCGGCCTGGAGACCGGCGAGCCGCTGAGCGTGATCCTGCTGGACCTGGATCACTTCAAGCGCGTGAACGACACGTACGGGCACGACGTGGGCGACGACGTGCTGCGGCACGTGGCGGGCCTGCTGCGCCGCAGCGTGCGCAGTGGGGATCAGGTGGGCCGCTGGGGGGGCGAGGAGTTCCTGATGCTGGTCCGCGGGGACCTGGGGGCCGCGCAGACGGTCGCGCAGCGGCTGCGGGCCCAGCTGGACGGCGCGCCGCACCGGCAGGCGGGGTCAGTCACGGTCAGCTGCGGGATCGCGCCGGCCCGGTCCGGGGAGGCCGCGCACGAGCTGCTGCGCCGCGCGGATGAGGCGCTGTACGCCGCCAAGCGCGCCGGGCGGGACGCGGTCGAGATCGCCGCCTGA
- a CDS encoding N-acetyltransferase, with translation MTLSLESIAVPDIHPDAPLSFRKARLSDIDAIHELIGYWAARGLMLVRSKALLAETIRDFHLVLAEPHEGRPGGLGGVCGLHMLAPDLAEVRGLAIHPNMQGRGLGKQLVAACEAEARAIDLPALFAWTYQQGFFEKCGFTRIEKTNLHPKVWSECQRCAFFENCNEIAMYRELR, from the coding sequence GTGACGCTCTCCCTGGAGTCCATCGCGGTGCCGGACATCCACCCGGACGCGCCCCTGTCGTTCCGTAAGGCGCGCCTGTCGGACATCGACGCGATTCATGAGCTGATCGGGTACTGGGCGGCGCGTGGGCTGATGCTCGTGCGGTCCAAGGCGCTGCTCGCCGAGACGATCCGCGACTTCCATCTGGTGCTGGCCGAGCCGCACGAGGGGCGGCCCGGCGGGCTGGGCGGCGTGTGCGGCCTGCACATGCTCGCGCCGGATCTGGCCGAGGTGCGCGGGCTGGCGATCCACCCGAACATGCAGGGGCGCGGCCTGGGCAAGCAGCTCGTGGCGGCGTGCGAGGCGGAGGCCCGCGCGATCGACCTGCCCGCGCTGTTCGCGTGGACGTACCAGCAGGGCTTCTTCGAGAAGTGCGGGTTTACCCGCATCGAGAAGACGAACCTGCACCCGAAGGTCTGGAGTGAATGCCAGCGCTGCGCGTTCTTCGAGAACTGCAACGAGATCGCCATGTACCGGGAGCTGCGGTGA
- a CDS encoding GNAT family N-acetyltransferase: MTLPAGFTLRLATPADAALVQAQRDAMFVDMGSDPARLAAVHDAGVAWHARTLAAGTYTGLLVEGGGEVVAGAGILWTDFPPNADTAATTRAYVLNVYVQPAHRGQRLARALMQAALAECRARGVDIVTLTASDAGRPTYEALGFTPQAELKLLIPGGTL; encoded by the coding sequence GTGACCCTGCCCGCCGGGTTCACCCTGCGCCTCGCCACGCCCGCCGACGCGGCGCTCGTTCAGGCGCAGCGGGACGCGATGTTCGTGGACATGGGCAGCGACCCCGCGCGGCTGGCCGCCGTGCACGACGCCGGGGTGGCGTGGCACGCCCGGACCCTCGCGGCGGGCACCTATACCGGCCTGCTGGTCGAGGGTGGGGGAGAGGTGGTGGCCGGGGCGGGCATCCTCTGGACCGACTTCCCCCCGAACGCCGACACCGCCGCCACGACCCGCGCGTACGTGCTGAACGTGTACGTGCAGCCCGCGCACCGGGGCCAGCGGCTCGCCCGCGCCCTCATGCAGGCTGCGCTCGCGGAGTGCCGCGCGCGGGGCGTGGATATCGTGACCCTGACCGCGTCGGACGCCGGGCGGCCCACGTACGAGGCGCTGGGATTCACGCCGCAGGCCGAACTGAAACTCCTGATCCCGGGAGGCACGCTGTGA
- a CDS encoding GNAT family N-acetyltransferase — protein MTDAALPHDCTLRPATPADAALLARFRVLMFQDMGAPLEDGTEAFWAAHFAGAVAQGGYRAVIAEVDGQAVACAGLMVFPTVPTPGDPSGRRAHIQGVYTVPEQRGRGLASAVTRAALRMAQADGIGSANLNASVMGAGVYERMGFTPAKAPEYRLNLREAAL, from the coding sequence GTGACGGACGCCGCCCTGCCCCACGACTGCACCCTGCGCCCGGCCACCCCGGCGGACGCGGCGCTGCTGGCCCGCTTCCGGGTGCTGATGTTTCAGGACATGGGCGCCCCGCTGGAGGACGGCACGGAGGCCTTCTGGGCGGCGCACTTCGCGGGCGCTGTGGCGCAGGGGGGCTACCGCGCCGTGATCGCGGAAGTGGATGGACAGGCGGTCGCCTGCGCGGGCCTGATGGTCTTCCCGACCGTGCCCACCCCCGGCGATCCGTCCGGGCGGCGCGCGCACATTCAGGGGGTATACACCGTGCCGGAGCAGCGCGGGCGGGGGCTGGCGTCCGCCGTGACCCGCGCGGCGCTGCGGATGGCGCAGGCCGACGGGATCGGCAGCGCGAACCTGAACGCGTCCGTGATGGGCGCCGGGGTGTACGAACGGATGGGCTTCACGCCGGCAAAGGCCCCCGAGTACCGCCTGAACCTGCGGGAGGCGGCGCTGTGA
- the argH gene encoding argininosuccinate lyase, with product MTNTQDKKLWGGRFAEATDGLVELFNASVGFDQRLAEQDIRGSLAHVAMLGQVGILTADEVTQITDGLNAVLADIRAGNFEWRLDREDVHMNVEAALRDRIGPVAGKLHTARSRNDQVAVDFRLFTKEAALDLAEKTRALRAVMLAEAGKHLESEVILPGYTHLQVAQPILLSHWFMAYVAMLERDEGRFRDAAERMDESPLGSSALAGTPWPVDRHATASALGFARPTANSLDGVGSRDFALEFLSACAILSAHLSRLSEELILYSTFEFGFITLPDSHTTGSSIMPQKKNPDVSELARGKAGRVFGNLMGLLTVVKGTPLAYNKDLQEDKEGVFDSYDTLSIVLRLYAEMMPKTVWHADVTRAAAARGYSTATDVADFLARQGVPFREAHEVVGGLVGVASRSGRQLWDLTDAELRAAHPLLNAEVAQSLTVEESVRGRASFGGTAPHRVREAIEQARTRLNS from the coding sequence ATGACGAATACGCAGGATAAGAAACTCTGGGGTGGGCGGTTCGCGGAGGCGACGGACGGGCTGGTCGAGCTGTTCAACGCGTCCGTGGGCTTCGATCAGCGGCTGGCGGAGCAGGATATTCGCGGTTCGCTGGCGCACGTGGCGATGCTGGGGCAGGTCGGGATTCTGACCGCCGACGAGGTTACTCAGATCACCGATGGACTGAATGCCGTGCTGGCGGACATCCGCGCGGGGAACTTCGAGTGGCGTCTGGACCGCGAGGACGTTCACATGAACGTCGAGGCGGCCCTGCGGGACCGGATCGGGCCGGTGGCCGGGAAGCTGCACACGGCCCGCAGCCGCAATGATCAGGTGGCGGTGGATTTCCGGCTGTTCACGAAGGAGGCCGCGCTGGATCTGGCGGAGAAGACCCGTGCGCTGCGCGCCGTGATGCTCGCGGAGGCCGGGAAGCACCTGGAATCCGAGGTGATCCTGCCGGGGTACACGCACCTTCAGGTGGCGCAGCCGATCCTGCTGAGTCACTGGTTCATGGCGTACGTGGCGATGCTGGAGCGGGACGAGGGCCGTTTCCGGGACGCAGCCGAGCGGATGGACGAGTCGCCGCTGGGCAGCTCTGCTCTGGCGGGGACGCCCTGGCCGGTGGACCGGCACGCGACGGCGTCGGCGCTGGGCTTCGCGCGGCCCACCGCGAACAGCCTGGATGGGGTGGGCAGCCGGGACTTCGCGCTGGAGTTCCTGTCAGCCTGCGCGATCCTGTCGGCGCACCTGTCGCGCCTGTCGGAAGAGCTGATCCTGTACTCCACGTTCGAGTTCGGGTTCATCACCCTGCCGGACTCGCACACCACGGGCTCCAGCATCATGCCGCAGAAGAAGAACCCGGACGTGTCCGAACTCGCGCGCGGCAAGGCGGGCCGCGTGTTCGGGAACCTCATGGGCCTGCTGACGGTCGTGAAGGGCACGCCCCTGGCGTACAACAAGGACCTCCAGGAGGACAAGGAGGGCGTGTTCGACTCCTACGACACGCTGAGCATCGTGCTGCGCCTGTACGCCGAGATGATGCCGAAGACCGTCTGGCACGCCGACGTGACCCGCGCCGCCGCCGCGCGCGGCTACTCCACCGCAACCGACGTGGCGGACTTCCTGGCCCGCCAGGGCGTCCCGTTCCGCGAGGCGCACGAGGTCGTCGGCGGACTGGTCGGCGTCGCCAGCCGCAGCGGGCGGCAGCTGTGGGACCTGACCGACGCGGAACTGCGCGCCGCGCACCCCCTCCTGAACGCGGAGGTCGCGCAGTCCCTGACCGTCGAGGAGAGCGTCCGTGGCCGCGCCAGCTTCGGCGGGACCGCCCCGCACCGCGTCCGCGAGGCCATCGAGCAGGCCAGGACGCGCCTGAACTCCTGA
- a CDS encoding GNAT family N-acetyltransferase translates to MTDSVHVRMATPEDKDTVTRVFHDAGLDTEAALAGGTTYWVLERGGQPIGAIGLEHGDGASLLRGAAVLPEARGGGLGRRLVMSAVEYAQGRGDRAIYMFSRGGDWSTFGFTQVPLAVVMGELPDAPQVQAYRSRGERPGGTTWMRTLS, encoded by the coding sequence ATGACCGATTCCGTGCACGTTCGAATGGCGACCCCCGAAGACAAGGACACTGTGACCCGCGTGTTTCACGATGCGGGCCTGGACACCGAGGCGGCCCTCGCGGGCGGCACCACGTACTGGGTGCTGGAGCGGGGCGGGCAGCCGATCGGTGCGATCGGCCTGGAGCACGGGGACGGCGCGTCCCTGCTGCGCGGCGCGGCCGTGCTGCCCGAGGCGCGCGGTGGTGGGCTGGGGCGGCGGCTGGTCATGAGCGCCGTGGAGTACGCGCAGGGCCGTGGGGACCGCGCGATCTACATGTTCAGCCGGGGCGGCGACTGGAGCACGTTCGGCTTCACGCAGGTGCCGCTGGCGGTCGTGATGGGCGAACTGCCCGACGCACCGCAGGTGCAGGCGTACCGTTCGCGCGGCGAGCGGCCCGGCGGCACCACCTGGATGCGCACCCTGAGCTGA
- a CDS encoding pyridoxal phosphate-dependent aminotransferase has translation MPHLHPRAAAQESVFARMSRLAAQRGAVNLGQGFPSAAPPEFLLGAARGALGRFDQYAPPAGLPALRDALGADLGVDGADVTVTCGATEALHLLTLALAGPGDEVLMLEPVFDVYLPQVALAGARGVTVPMTLDPARGWQFDLGALAAAVTPRTRALLLNSPFNPTGTVFTDAELAGIVALARQHDLWIVSDEVYDELYFGPRPTSLRSLAPERTFTVGSAGKRLEATGWRVGWIVAPPGQTPGVLGLRQVTSFSAPAPLQAAVAAALPAARESGFYAGLRETYGARMTRLAAGLRALGATVFEPRGTYFLTALHPTWTAEGLIDSGVAVIPGEAFYAQHAAPAGLTRWAFCKSDADLDVALARLSQADQTVRL, from the coding sequence ATGCCCCACCTGCACCCACGCGCCGCTGCACAGGAGAGCGTCTTTGCCCGCATGAGCCGTCTGGCGGCGCAGCGGGGCGCGGTGAACCTGGGCCAGGGGTTTCCCAGCGCGGCGCCCCCGGAGTTCCTGCTGGGCGCGGCGCGGGGGGCGCTGGGCCGGTTCGACCAGTACGCGCCCCCGGCGGGCCTGCCGGCGCTGCGCGACGCGCTGGGCGCGGATCTGGGTGTGGACGGCGCGGACGTGACGGTCACATGCGGCGCGACTGAGGCGCTGCACCTCCTGACCCTGGCCCTGGCGGGACCTGGTGACGAGGTGCTGATGCTGGAACCCGTGTTCGACGTGTACCTGCCGCAGGTGGCGCTGGCAGGCGCGCGCGGCGTGACGGTCCCCATGACGCTGGACCCGGCGCGGGGCTGGCAGTTCGATCTGGGTGCGCTGGCGGCGGCGGTCACGCCGCGCACGCGGGCACTGCTGCTGAACAGCCCGTTCAATCCGACCGGCACGGTCTTCACCGACGCGGAACTGGCCGGGATCGTGGCGCTGGCCCGGCAGCATGACCTGTGGATCGTCAGTGACGAGGTGTACGACGAGCTGTACTTCGGGCCGCGCCCCACGTCCCTGCGGTCCCTGGCACCCGAGCGGACCTTCACGGTGGGCAGCGCCGGGAAGCGGCTGGAGGCAACCGGGTGGCGTGTGGGCTGGATCGTTGCCCCGCCCGGCCAGACGCCCGGCGTGCTGGGACTGCGGCAGGTCACGAGCTTCAGCGCGCCCGCGCCGCTGCAGGCGGCCGTGGCCGCAGCGCTGCCTGCCGCGCGCGAGTCCGGTTTCTACGCGGGCCTGCGGGAGACCTACGGCGCGCGCATGACGCGTCTCGCGGCGGGGCTGCGGGCGCTGGGCGCGACGGTGTTCGAGCCGCGCGGCACGTATTTCCTGACGGCGCTGCATCCCACCTGGACCGCCGAGGGCCTGATCGATTCGGGGGTGGCGGTCATTCCTGGCGAGGCGTTCTACGCGCAGCACGCGGCGCCCGCCGGTCTGACGCGCTGGGCGTTCTGCAAGTCCGACGCCGACCTGGACGTCGCACTCGCCCGCCTGAGTCAGGCTGATCAGACGGTGAGATTGTAA
- a CDS encoding GNAT family N-acetyltransferase, protein MTLRPVNPDDIPAFHAVMMAAGMDPRSSWTRTTPADLERSLLAPGSGGFLAMGAGEVLGCVGYRPDGDRTLTLNKLATVPQARRLGVGRALVREVEHVARMGGYGRVLLAVSQFNLDVLPFYDRLGYTVTDEPYAHAHPDSPAPVVLVKAVGAS, encoded by the coding sequence GTGACGCTGCGCCCCGTGAACCCGGACGACATCCCCGCCTTCCACGCCGTCATGATGGCCGCCGGAATGGACCCCCGCAGCAGCTGGACCCGCACCACGCCCGCTGACCTGGAACGGTCCCTGCTGGCCCCCGGCTCCGGCGGGTTCCTCGCCATGGGCGCAGGCGAGGTGCTGGGCTGCGTCGGCTACCGCCCGGACGGCGACCGGACCCTGACCCTGAACAAACTCGCGACCGTCCCGCAGGCCCGCCGCCTCGGCGTGGGCCGCGCCCTGGTGCGCGAAGTCGAACACGTCGCCCGCATGGGCGGCTACGGGCGCGTGCTGCTGGCCGTCAGCCAGTTCAACCTGGACGTGCTGCCCTTCTACGACCGGCTCGGGTACACCGTCACCGACGAACCCTACGCCCACGCCCACCCCGACAGCCCCGCCCCGGTGGTACTGGTGAAAGCGGTAGGAGCGTCATGA
- a CDS encoding argininosuccinate synthase, producing the protein MTKDKIVLAYSGGLDTSIILKWLQTEKNYDVVCFTADLGQGDEVEEARVKALNTGAVAAYALDLREEFVRDYVFPMFRTSALYEGYYLLGTSIARPLIAKKMVEIAEKEGAVAVSHGATGKGNDQVRFEMTAYALKPDIVTVAPWRDWTFQGRADLEAFAHEHGIPVPTTKKDPWSTDANLLHISYEGGILEDPWAEPPAHMFKLTVDPTEAPSEPEYVEIEFLNGDPVAINGEKLSPAALLAKANELGGKHGVGRLDLVENRFVGMKSRGVYETPGGTVLYHARRAVESLTLDREVLHQRDALSPKYAELVYNGFWFAPEREALQVYFDHVASSVTGTARLKLYRGNVIVAGRKAPQSLYDKDLVSFEAGGDYNQHDAGAFIKLNALRMRVQARVKAKADAKEPAQV; encoded by the coding sequence ATGACCAAAGACAAGATCGTGCTCGCGTACAGCGGCGGCCTGGACACCAGCATCATCCTCAAATGGCTCCAGACGGAGAAGAACTACGACGTGGTCTGCTTCACCGCCGACCTCGGCCAGGGCGACGAGGTCGAGGAAGCCCGCGTCAAGGCCCTGAACACCGGCGCCGTCGCCGCCTACGCGCTGGACCTGCGTGAAGAGTTCGTGCGGGACTACGTGTTCCCCATGTTCCGCACCAGCGCCCTGTACGAGGGCTACTACCTGCTCGGCACCAGCATCGCCCGCCCGCTGATCGCCAAGAAGATGGTCGAGATCGCCGAGAAGGAAGGAGCGGTGGCCGTGTCGCACGGCGCGACCGGCAAGGGCAACGACCAGGTGCGTTTCGAGATGACCGCCTACGCCCTGAAACCCGACATCGTCACCGTCGCCCCCTGGCGCGACTGGACCTTCCAGGGCCGCGCCGACCTCGAAGCCTTCGCCCACGAACACGGCATCCCGGTCCCCACCACCAAGAAGGACCCCTGGAGCACCGACGCGAACCTCCTGCACATCAGCTACGAGGGCGGCATCCTCGAGGACCCCTGGGCCGAACCGCCCGCCCACATGTTCAAACTCACCGTGGACCCCACCGAGGCCCCCAGTGAACCCGAATACGTGGAAATCGAATTCCTGAACGGCGACCCGGTCGCCATCAACGGCGAGAAACTGTCGCCCGCCGCCCTGCTGGCCAAAGCCAACGAACTGGGCGGGAAGCACGGCGTGGGCCGCCTCGACCTCGTCGAGAACCGCTTCGTCGGCATGAAATCACGCGGGGTGTACGAAACGCCCGGCGGCACCGTCCTGTACCACGCCCGCCGCGCCGTCGAGAGCCTCACCCTCGACCGCGAGGTCCTGCACCAGCGCGACGCACTGAGCCCCAAGTACGCCGAACTCGTGTACAACGGCTTCTGGTTCGCCCCCGAACGCGAGGCGCTGCAGGTGTACTTCGATCACGTCGCCTCAAGCGTGACCGGCACCGCCCGCCTGAAGCTGTACCGCGGGAACGTCATCGTCGCTGGACGCAAGGCCCCCCAGAGCCTGTACGACAAGGACCTCGTGAGCTTCGAGGCGGGCGGCGACTACAACCAGCACGACGCCGGCGCGTTCATCAAACTCAACGCCCTGCGCATGCGCGTCCAGGCCCGCGTGAAAGCCAAAGCCGACGCGAAAGAACCCGCCCAGGTCTGA
- the carA gene encoding glutamine-hydrolyzing carbamoyl-phosphate synthase small subunit yields MIRKERAILALEDGTVYRGYAFGHRGETVGEVVFNTSMTGYQEIMTDPSYNGQIVTITYPHVGNYGVAIYDMESNKPYVRGFISREFSGEYSNHRAQQSLEAFMQQYGVVSIQGIDTRALVRRLRTGGVVKGVIAHRSYTHPEDPYGEFTPAEEQMYVQRALDHQDIDGHDMTREVTTALPYAFPTLRHGKRVVLMDFGIKHTIIERLAEVGIEPIVVPAHTTPAQIMALQPHGLFLSNGPGDPAPLEYAHKTAWELMGLLPTFGICLGHQILGLAAGGRTFKMKFGHRGGNQPVKNLLTGNVEITSQNHGYAVDIDSIPNGAFVPTHINLNDGTLEGMAHSRYPVFSVQYHPEASPGPHDSRYLFDRFIEEIDAFDGGSGTPVAKASAGRLGV; encoded by the coding sequence ATGATCAGGAAAGAACGGGCCATCCTGGCCCTGGAAGACGGCACCGTGTACCGCGGGTACGCGTTCGGGCACCGCGGCGAGACCGTGGGCGAGGTGGTGTTCAACACCTCCATGACCGGGTACCAGGAGATCATGACCGATCCCTCGTACAACGGGCAGATCGTGACCATCACGTACCCGCACGTCGGGAATTACGGCGTGGCGATCTACGACATGGAGAGCAACAAGCCCTACGTGCGCGGCTTCATCAGCCGCGAGTTCAGCGGTGAGTACAGCAACCACCGCGCGCAGCAGTCCCTCGAGGCGTTCATGCAGCAGTACGGCGTCGTGAGCATCCAGGGGATCGACACGCGCGCGCTGGTGCGCCGCCTGCGCACGGGCGGCGTCGTCAAGGGCGTCATCGCGCACCGCAGCTACACACACCCGGAAGATCCGTACGGCGAGTTCACGCCCGCCGAGGAGCAGATGTACGTGCAGCGCGCCCTGGACCACCAGGACATCGACGGGCACGACATGACCCGCGAGGTCACGACCGCGCTGCCCTACGCGTTCCCCACCCTGCGGCACGGCAAGCGCGTGGTCCTGATGGACTTCGGGATCAAGCACACCATCATCGAGCGCCTCGCCGAGGTCGGCATCGAGCCGATCGTGGTGCCAGCGCACACCACCCCCGCGCAGATCATGGCGCTGCAACCGCACGGCCTGTTCCTCAGCAACGGCCCCGGCGACCCCGCCCCGCTGGAGTACGCGCATAAGACCGCGTGGGAACTCATGGGCCTGCTGCCCACCTTCGGCATCTGCCTGGGGCACCAGATCCTGGGTCTCGCGGCAGGCGGGCGGACCTTCAAGATGAAGTTCGGGCACCGCGGCGGCAACCAGCCTGTGAAGAATCTGTTAACGGGCAACGTGGAGATCACCAGCCAGAACCACGGGTACGCGGTGGACATCGACTCGATCCCCAACGGGGCCTTCGTGCCGACCCACATCAACCTGAACGACGGTACCCTGGAAGGCATGGCGCACAGCCGCTACCCGGTGTTTTCCGTGCAGTACCACCCCGAGGCCAGCCCGGGGCCGCACGACAGCCGCTACCTGTTCGACCGCTTCATCGAGGAGATCGACGCCTTCGATGGGGGCAGCGGGACCCCCGTGGCGAAGGCCAGCGCGGGCCGCCTGGGCGTTTGA